From a single Oceanobacillus kimchii X50 genomic region:
- a CDS encoding CPBP family intramembrane glutamic endopeptidase — protein MKIEKSYFNQSAWSWKELILLLTLVLVLIPFFIEYLLMQYLTEIFQNELYSGTLIGLIMSIIFTLGVYFIAIRPKNLSWKEVGFQRFSKSYWGPIIGWTIVLIIGSILLSYIMEWVFDTGTDNSKTDSLQTRLTTMNIVIAFVSAAIISPIYEEIFYRGFLYRWIRTKYGLLAGMLISSFIFMLVHIPTFNSLPYTFLSGLIFAWTYEKTQSIYPAMIIHALFNGLAILLTATA, from the coding sequence ATGAAAATTGAAAAATCTTATTTTAATCAAAGTGCATGGTCGTGGAAGGAATTAATATTGCTATTGACGCTGGTTTTGGTACTCATCCCATTTTTTATTGAATATCTGTTAATGCAATATTTAACCGAAATTTTTCAAAATGAGTTATATTCGGGAACGTTAATCGGATTGATCATGTCGATTATCTTTACCCTTGGTGTTTATTTTATTGCGATTAGGCCAAAAAACCTTTCTTGGAAGGAAGTAGGTTTCCAGCGATTTTCAAAATCTTATTGGGGTCCGATAATCGGATGGACAATTGTTCTAATTATCGGTAGCATTTTGCTATCTTATATTATGGAATGGGTATTCGATACCGGAACGGACAATAGCAAGACAGATAGTTTACAAACTCGATTAACAACGATGAATATCGTGATTGCTTTTGTGTCAGCTGCAATTATTTCGCCCATTTATGAGGAAATTTTTTATCGTGGTTTTCTATATCGCTGGATTAGAACGAAGTATGGACTGTTAGCGGGGATGTTGATTAGCTCATTCATTTTCATGCTCGTTCATATTCCAACATTTAATTCCTTGCCATACACTTTTTTGTCTGGTCTGATTTTTGCCTGGACATATGAAAAAACACAGTCTATTTATCCTGCAATGATAATTCATGCATTATTTAACGGATTGGCAATTCTTTTGACAGCGACTGCATAG
- a CDS encoding DinB family protein — MQKVVKGINYWIEKLPEEYDSMSEKDITNRPLPHKWSKKEILGHLCDSAINNIERFIKIQYEEQVYVIQSYNQDQWVMVQNYQDRPFNEIVNLFQTLNKQIVNIVKNIPDEKLSNLCDIGNNQHKTLEWLIQDYLEHMEHHIHNQILIKN; from the coding sequence ATGCAAAAGGTAGTTAAAGGAATAAATTATTGGATAGAAAAATTACCAGAAGAGTACGACTCCATGTCTGAAAAAGATATTACTAATCGACCACTACCACATAAATGGTCTAAAAAAGAAATTTTAGGACATTTATGTGACTCTGCGATAAATAATATTGAAAGGTTTATAAAAATTCAATATGAAGAACAAGTATATGTTATTCAATCGTATAATCAAGACCAATGGGTAATGGTTCAGAATTATCAAGATAGACCATTTAATGAAATAGTAAACCTTTTTCAGACATTAAATAAGCAAATTGTTAATATTGTTAAAAATATTCCCGATGAAAAACTATCCAACCTTTGTGATATAGGAAATAATCAACATAAGACACTAGAGTGGCTTATTCAAGATTATCTTGAGCATATGGAACACCATATTCATAATCAAATTTTGATTAAAAATTAA
- a CDS encoding MetQ/NlpA family ABC transporter substrate-binding protein produces MKKGLLIAIVLLAISLLAACGSEESSGSGQGLYDDEKLVIGVTAGPHEEILEKVTELAEEEGIEIESKVFTDYVMPNVALAEGEIDLNIFQTEPYFNAFKEDRNLDLVKSFDTVTFPMGIYSLDVDDVSELPEGSTIGLPSDPTNSGRALLLFEQAGLIELDSETGINSTVRDIDKNNGNYEFVELDSAQIARQLEELDAAAINTNFAIEAGFTPTEDSIYIEPKDSPYINHAAVRAENEDDEIIQKLADIYRSEEVKTFIEEEFGGSLIPSW; encoded by the coding sequence ATGAAAAAAGGATTATTAATAGCGATCGTACTTTTAGCAATATCATTATTGGCTGCGTGTGGCAGTGAGGAATCTAGCGGGTCGGGTCAAGGATTGTACGATGATGAAAAATTAGTCATCGGTGTAACGGCAGGGCCACATGAAGAAATTCTTGAAAAAGTAACGGAACTAGCAGAAGAGGAAGGCATCGAAATCGAGTCAAAGGTGTTCACGGATTATGTTATGCCAAACGTTGCTTTAGCTGAAGGGGAGATTGATTTAAATATCTTCCAAACAGAACCGTATTTTAATGCGTTTAAAGAAGATAGAAACTTAGATTTAGTGAAATCATTTGATACCGTTACTTTCCCGATGGGGATTTATTCATTAGATGTCGATGATGTGTCTGAATTACCTGAGGGATCCACCATCGGACTGCCTAGTGACCCTACAAATAGTGGTCGTGCACTTTTACTATTTGAACAAGCTGGTTTAATTGAGTTGGATTCGGAGACAGGAATTAATTCTACGGTTCGTGACATTGATAAGAATAACGGCAATTATGAATTTGTGGAACTAGATTCTGCGCAGATTGCACGTCAGTTAGAGGAATTGGATGCAGCTGCGATTAATACAAATTTTGCTATCGAAGCCGGATTTACCCCTACGGAAGACTCTATTTATATTGAGCCGAAAGATTCTCCTTACATTAACCATGCTGCGGTGAGGGCAGAAAACGAAGACGATGAAATCATCCAGAAACTAGCAGATATTTATCGTAGTGAAGAAGTCAAAACGTTCATCGAAGAGGAATTTGGCGGATCGCTCATTCCTTCATGGTAA
- a CDS encoding YybH family protein, whose translation MGYRKALDKYIEATNSHDFNNVKAVLHPQAVYWFTDQNCISNEQIGSYFMKSWDTIKEEVYSATDVQWIAASDQVATCIYTYHYEGYYLEEFVSGSGRATNVFTLHDGEWRLIHEHLSSL comes from the coding sequence ATGGGATATCGTAAAGCGTTAGATAAATATATTGAAGCAACTAACTCACATGATTTTAATAATGTAAAAGCAGTACTACACCCTCAAGCAGTATACTGGTTTACTGATCAAAATTGTATTTCCAATGAGCAAATCGGGAGCTACTTTATGAAATCTTGGGATACTATTAAAGAAGAAGTTTACTCTGCTACAGATGTCCAATGGATTGCTGCAAGTGATCAAGTCGCTACTTGTATTTATACTTATCATTACGAAGGATATTATCTTGAAGAGTTTGTATCTGGTAGTGGGAGGGCGACTAATGTTTTTACATTGCATGATGGTGAGTGGAGATTAATACATGAACATTTAAGTAGTTTATAA
- a CDS encoding iron-containing alcohol dehydrogenase family protein produces the protein MSTSIVKGAPGHYRIGSDVLEEIPVLLEELSVDRIQVIAGKKSWQATKPYLPYVLVEQVEPNIIFIEGHTTLEKAETIANQLHQHSVDAVIGIGGGTALDITKAAAVKADVKSILIPTIAATCAAWTPLSVFYDSDGAFTHYTDFPLATTLVLVEPAIIAHAPIEYLRAGIGDTLAKFYEADALIESFYPNEEAPVPVKVSQFSAGICRDVLLKDGKAALDAARTKQVTPAFIRVIEAIIITGGMVGGFGDKAGRIAGAHSIHNGLTEAIEAKNFLHGELVAYGILGQLAFENKEDELLRLLDFYDQWQLPSSLQGIGIDVTNTELVEKIIQKAILPQESIHFMNKEVTAESLAGALQQVEKYNQAYYTEKRGEKTS, from the coding sequence ATGTCCACATCTATTGTTAAAGGAGCTCCTGGTCATTATCGGATTGGCTCTGATGTCTTAGAGGAAATTCCTGTACTCCTTGAAGAATTATCAGTTGACCGTATACAAGTTATCGCAGGGAAGAAATCATGGCAGGCGACAAAGCCGTATTTACCTTATGTATTAGTGGAGCAAGTAGAACCGAATATCATCTTTATCGAAGGTCATACCACGCTAGAAAAAGCAGAGACCATAGCGAATCAGCTTCATCAACATTCTGTGGATGCTGTGATTGGTATTGGCGGCGGGACAGCGCTCGATATTACGAAGGCTGCAGCTGTGAAAGCAGATGTTAAATCGATTTTAATTCCGACGATTGCTGCGACTTGTGCTGCGTGGACACCGCTTAGTGTTTTCTATGACAGCGATGGGGCATTTACACATTATACGGATTTTCCGTTGGCGACCACGCTTGTCTTAGTAGAACCAGCTATCATTGCACATGCCCCAATAGAATATTTAAGGGCGGGGATAGGTGATACACTGGCAAAATTTTATGAAGCAGATGCATTGATCGAGAGTTTTTACCCGAATGAAGAAGCGCCTGTACCAGTGAAAGTTTCGCAATTTTCTGCGGGGATTTGCCGGGATGTACTACTGAAGGATGGAAAGGCTGCACTGGATGCCGCACGCACTAAACAAGTTACGCCTGCATTTATTCGAGTTATCGAGGCGATCATCATCACGGGTGGAATGGTAGGCGGATTTGGCGATAAAGCAGGGAGAATTGCCGGTGCGCATTCGATACATAATGGATTAACGGAAGCAATCGAGGCAAAAAACTTCTTACACGGAGAGCTCGTCGCATACGGAATTCTTGGCCAATTGGCATTCGAAAACAAAGAGGATGAGCTTTTGCGTCTACTCGATTTTTACGATCAATGGCAATTGCCGTCTAGTTTACAAGGAATCGGCATTGATGTAACCAATACGGAGCTCGTGGAGAAAATCATTCAGAAAGCAATTCTGCCGCAAGAGTCGATTCATTTTATGAATAAGGAAGTTACGGCGGAATCATTAGCTGGTGCGTTACAGCAAGTAGAGAAATATAATCAAGCCTATTACACGGAAAAAAGAGGAGAGAAAACATCATGA
- a CDS encoding MerR family transcriptional regulator: MNFYSTGEVAKMLGVSVRSLRYYDQIGLMSPNKKDDYGKRFYSDEDLLVLKKITILKMSNLSLDNIKKILSDITIEQLLYVHKDYLQQKIEELHASVNHTNSLLNSIKLEGDLKWEQLIPLIQEAQTKNRTDDDWNQFFDDQEQKALKEKLPKLEQDSPQVKQWINLIRRIELCLKRGDNPASEESQIIAEDTLILSNELFADNEELGEKFFEIRKSPEKSQAMNLYPVKEEVLDFLEKAIQVFEEKVLVD; the protein is encoded by the coding sequence GTGAATTTTTATTCAACAGGAGAAGTTGCGAAAATGTTGGGTGTTTCGGTCCGGTCATTACGGTATTACGACCAAATCGGATTAATGAGTCCAAATAAGAAGGATGATTATGGTAAACGATTTTATAGTGATGAGGATTTATTAGTACTAAAGAAGATAACGATACTTAAAATGTCGAACTTGTCACTAGACAATATTAAGAAAATACTTTCCGATATTACGATAGAGCAGTTACTTTATGTCCATAAAGATTACTTACAGCAAAAAATTGAGGAACTTCACGCATCCGTTAATCATACGAACTCACTTCTCAATAGTATTAAGTTGGAAGGGGATTTAAAGTGGGAGCAATTAATCCCTTTGATACAAGAAGCACAAACAAAGAATCGTACCGATGACGACTGGAATCAATTTTTTGATGATCAAGAACAGAAAGCCCTTAAGGAAAAACTTCCAAAATTAGAACAAGATAGTCCACAAGTTAAACAATGGATTAATCTGATTAGAAGAATTGAACTTTGTTTGAAACGAGGAGATAACCCAGCTTCTGAAGAAAGTCAGATTATTGCGGAAGATACGTTGATATTATCGAATGAATTATTTGCCGACAATGAAGAGCTAGGTGAAAAATTTTTTGAAATACGTAAGTCACCTGAAAAGTCACAAGCCATGAACCTCTATCCGGTAAAAGAAGAGGTATTGGATTTTTTGGAGAAGGCAATACAAGTCTTTGAAGAAAAAGTGTTGGTGGACTGA
- a CDS encoding methionine ABC transporter permease, translated as MEKINAFLDAWGSDLWMSTIQTFQMVGISLAISVLIGLPLGILLVLTRPGKALSNKLVYNVLNIVINIIRSVPFIILLFFILPFTKFIVGTSIGVKGVIVPLVVYTAPYIARLMESALLEVNRGVIEAYEAMGIKTRHIVWHVLVRESRSSIVLGLTIAIIGLIGASAMAGLVGGGGLGDLAYRYGHLRYEVDVMYVTVILLIILVQGLQSLGNYFAARLKKD; from the coding sequence ATGGAGAAAATCAACGCGTTTCTTGATGCATGGGGTTCGGATTTATGGATGTCGACGATTCAAACGTTTCAGATGGTCGGTATATCCCTTGCTATTTCAGTCTTGATTGGGTTACCGCTAGGAATTCTACTTGTTTTAACGAGACCGGGGAAAGCACTCAGTAATAAACTCGTTTATAATGTGTTGAATATCGTCATCAATATTATTCGTTCGGTTCCGTTTATCATTCTATTATTCTTCATTCTGCCTTTTACAAAATTTATTGTCGGAACATCGATCGGTGTCAAAGGCGTTATCGTTCCATTGGTCGTTTATACGGCGCCTTATATCGCTCGGTTAATGGAGTCTGCATTACTGGAAGTAAACCGTGGTGTCATTGAAGCATATGAAGCGATGGGGATTAAAACGAGACATATCGTGTGGCATGTACTTGTACGGGAATCTCGCTCCTCTATTGTTCTCGGGTTAACGATTGCGATCATCGGACTAATCGGAGCATCTGCTATGGCTGGCTTAGTTGGCGGTGGAGGCCTTGGCGATCTCGCATATCGATATGGTCACTTACGATATGAAGTAGATGTGATGTACGTAACCGTTATTCTCCTGATTATTTTAGTGCAAGGATTACAGTCGCTCGGCAATTACTTTGCTGCACGATTGAAAAAAGATTAA
- a CDS encoding beta-N-acetylglucosaminidase domain-containing protein — protein sequence MKKQLLWYSPIIAMLLVSFTTVSFTSHINAESKSTEVEYEFYPTPQSVEYGEGALTLNKDIQVVYDDTIDDATRKKVTEIFATNNLPIPEITEEPSKDAITLFVGTVESGGPAAKNAENTLDSNNMDFDQIDAYQLEISNNTMTVIGKDTDAAFYGIVSLEKILSQRSDNQIKHLEINDYANTKVRGFIEGYYGIPWSNDDRKSLMEFGGQLKANSYVFAPKDDPYHREQWEELYPEDMLEEIRELAEVGRDSKTQFVWTISPLGEVAEIAREEGEEAAMALLDENTEKMLTKFDQLYDVGVRQFGVLGDDVGSLPLDYVAELMNSVSEWAQEKGDVRDTLYTPAAYNSAWAWDGGEELNRLEEAFDENIHILWTGENTVAPVEQYTIDRFKHRDNNGVVRRDPLFWLNWPVNDIDMTRVFLGKGDMLEPGVENLAGVVTNPMQEAEASKVAIFAVADYTWNTESFDAQTSWEDSMKYIEPDATEAFHTLTKHMTHAEPQNGLEADESENIKELLEETLSRIDNDEPLGNVAPEFIDELSLIAEAGDEFLRESKNEALKEELEPFVHALQDMVLADIEYIQFHQDLENDDIESAKEHYVSGTILREQSLNHERPMVDEEDTVYAIPAGKRLQPFTNDIEDHVIQKAEELIDVGVMKAFVDQYVEAGKIEQGENVRLLQTHLTSIEHFVKQESYNKAVKHMESFKQLIDTFQEEGKIDQQAAAQLTEVADVLIEEWTN from the coding sequence ATGAAAAAACAACTGTTATGGTATTCACCTATTATCGCAATGTTGCTCGTTAGCTTTACAACGGTATCGTTCACCTCACACATAAACGCGGAAAGCAAAAGTACGGAAGTGGAATACGAATTCTACCCAACACCCCAGAGTGTCGAATACGGGGAAGGTGCGCTAACCCTCAACAAGGATATTCAAGTTGTTTATGATGACACGATTGATGATGCCACAAGGAAAAAAGTAACCGAAATATTTGCCACCAATAACCTGCCCATACCGGAAATCACAGAAGAACCTTCCAAAGATGCCATTACTCTTTTTGTCGGAACCGTAGAATCTGGTGGCCCAGCAGCAAAGAACGCGGAGAATACACTTGATTCGAATAATATGGACTTTGATCAGATTGATGCTTACCAATTGGAAATTAGCAACAATACGATGACGGTGATTGGTAAAGATACCGATGCTGCATTTTATGGGATTGTCTCCCTCGAAAAAATACTCAGCCAGCGTTCTGATAATCAAATTAAACACTTAGAAATCAACGATTATGCGAATACGAAAGTGAGAGGTTTTATCGAAGGTTATTACGGCATACCTTGGAGTAATGATGATCGTAAATCATTGATGGAATTCGGTGGACAACTCAAGGCGAATTCCTATGTCTTCGCTCCGAAGGACGATCCATACCATAGGGAACAATGGGAAGAACTCTATCCTGAAGATATGTTAGAAGAGATTCGCGAATTGGCAGAAGTTGGGCGTGATAGTAAAACGCAATTTGTTTGGACCATCTCCCCGCTTGGCGAAGTTGCTGAAATTGCCCGTGAAGAAGGCGAAGAAGCTGCCATGGCATTACTCGATGAAAACACAGAAAAAATGCTTACGAAATTCGATCAATTATACGACGTAGGTGTACGACAGTTTGGCGTTTTAGGTGACGATGTTGGTTCGCTGCCATTAGATTATGTCGCTGAACTGATGAATTCTGTTTCAGAATGGGCCCAGGAAAAAGGTGATGTGAGGGATACACTATATACGCCTGCAGCCTATAATTCTGCTTGGGCTTGGGATGGCGGAGAAGAATTAAATAGACTCGAAGAAGCCTTTGACGAGAACATCCACATTCTTTGGACAGGGGAAAATACCGTCGCTCCAGTCGAGCAATATACCATCGACCGCTTTAAACATCGTGATAATAATGGCGTGGTACGTCGCGATCCACTTTTTTGGCTAAATTGGCCGGTGAATGACATTGATATGACTCGTGTGTTCCTTGGAAAAGGAGACATGCTAGAACCCGGCGTGGAAAATCTTGCAGGAGTGGTAACCAACCCGATGCAGGAAGCCGAGGCCTCAAAGGTTGCCATTTTCGCCGTTGCGGATTATACATGGAATACAGAATCCTTTGATGCTCAAACAAGCTGGGAAGACAGCATGAAGTATATTGAACCAGATGCAACAGAAGCTTTCCATACGCTCACCAAACATATGACACATGCAGAGCCGCAGAATGGACTGGAAGCTGATGAAAGCGAAAATATTAAGGAATTGCTAGAAGAAACATTGTCCCGTATCGATAACGATGAACCCCTCGGGAATGTTGCACCTGAATTTATAGATGAACTGAGCCTCATTGCAGAGGCAGGAGACGAATTTTTAAGAGAATCCAAAAACGAAGCATTGAAAGAGGAACTCGAGCCATTTGTCCACGCACTTCAAGATATGGTTCTAGCCGACATCGAGTACATCCAATTTCATCAAGACTTGGAGAATGACGATATAGAAAGTGCGAAAGAACACTATGTATCTGGTACGATTTTACGTGAACAGAGCTTGAATCATGAACGCCCAATGGTGGACGAAGAAGATACCGTCTACGCTATACCTGCTGGTAAAAGACTACAACCATTTACAAATGATATTGAAGACCACGTCATCCAAAAAGCAGAAGAATTGATTGATGTAGGTGTGATGAAAGCATTCGTCGATCAATATGTCGAAGCAGGAAAGATTGAACAGGGCGAAAACGTACGTTTGTTGCAAACCCATCTGACTTCCATTGAACATTTTGTAAAACAAGAATCCTACAACAAAGCGGTAAAACATATGGAGTCCTTCAAACAATTAATAGATACATTCCAAGAAGAAGGAAAGATCGACCAACAAGCAGCAGCCCAATTAACAGAAGTTGCTGATGTCTTGATTGAAGAATGGACAAATTAG
- a CDS encoding methionine ABC transporter ATP-binding protein, with the protein MIELTNITKTFSGKQGDIHALKDVSLSVGKGEIYGVIGYSGAGKSTLIRCVNLLEQPDQGSVKVNDVELTTLKAGKLRDTRSHIGMIFQGFNLLKTATVYDNIAIPLKLTGLDKQAVKERVQKYLDIVGLADKHDAYPSELSGGQKQRVAIARALSHEPEVLLSDEATSALDPDTTEAILDLLLRINKELGITILLITHEMNVIQRICDRVAVMENGEVIEEGNTKDIFISPQQRTTKRFVNSLFSHDIPDDLVDRLSENGQVAKLSFFGESSGDPALALVTKKYNIYPNILSGSITRIKEEAFGQLLVHFKGEQAEINNAFQFLQDQQVHVEGVTFDGENQRVS; encoded by the coding sequence ATGATTGAATTAACGAACATCACAAAGACTTTTTCAGGAAAACAAGGAGATATTCATGCATTAAAAGATGTTTCTTTATCCGTTGGAAAAGGCGAAATATATGGCGTAATCGGCTATAGTGGCGCCGGGAAGAGTACATTGATTCGTTGTGTGAATTTACTGGAACAGCCGGATCAAGGATCGGTAAAAGTAAATGATGTAGAATTAACCACGTTAAAGGCAGGAAAACTCCGAGACACCAGAAGTCATATCGGGATGATTTTTCAAGGGTTTAATCTATTAAAGACAGCAACTGTCTACGATAATATCGCTATTCCGCTGAAATTAACTGGCCTCGATAAACAGGCAGTAAAGGAAAGGGTGCAGAAATACTTGGATATCGTTGGCTTAGCCGACAAGCATGATGCATACCCGTCAGAGCTCTCCGGTGGGCAAAAACAACGAGTGGCGATTGCCCGAGCATTGTCTCATGAGCCAGAAGTTCTGTTAAGTGATGAAGCGACAAGTGCACTCGATCCAGATACAACAGAGGCGATCCTAGATCTATTATTACGAATAAATAAAGAACTCGGAATTACGATCTTGCTGATTACGCATGAGATGAATGTCATCCAGCGAATTTGCGATCGGGTCGCTGTCATGGAAAATGGCGAAGTGATTGAGGAAGGCAATACTAAAGATATTTTCATTTCACCACAGCAACGGACAACGAAGCGGTTTGTGAACAGTTTATTCTCGCATGACATTCCGGATGACTTAGTAGATCGATTGAGTGAGAATGGCCAAGTAGCTAAATTATCTTTCTTCGGAGAATCATCGGGAGATCCGGCGCTTGCGCTCGTAACGAAAAAATACAATATCTATCCGAATATTTTGTCCGGTAGTATTACACGAATTAAGGAAGAAGCATTCGGACAATTACTTGTTCACTTCAAAGGGGAACAAGCGGAGATAAACAATGCGTTTCAGTTTTTACAAGACCAACAAGTACATGTGGAAGGAGTGACGTTCGATGGAGAAAATCAACGCGTTTCTTGA